The sequence below is a genomic window from Humulus lupulus chromosome 3, drHumLupu1.1, whole genome shotgun sequence.
aatttcatGTTTAGATGTCCGATAATAAAATAGCAGTATTACTTATTTCGAGAACGAACaatgatattatttatttgttttatgttattgggTGTTGTATTATTAGTTCAGCTTAGTGATCAGTTAATATTTTTGTGCCAGCTTAATTTGTTCAAACGTGATGGaatgaattttaaataataaaaaaactaaatttataacattttatttttttgggtgataaaatattttaatttaaatactaAGAGCCAAAATGAAATAGTAACCACTATGTCACAGTGAAACTAATGTGAAAACAGATGTAGTTGATATTATATGTGTCTCAATACTAGTGATCAATAAAAATATCACACTTATAATGATGCATGAAGAAATTTAactagaaataaataaattagttgACTCGACTTGAATAATAGACAGAATGTACTAGTCTTTCTATATTTAGTTGTAAtttcattattatatatatatatctaattttTACGTCTAAATAATGCATCGATACATGTGTtgatataaaatttcataatataATCGATGtaattttatgttattataaGTGAAATTAGATGGATGTTATTATGAATTACTAAGATTTGTCCATTTATTTTTAACAAAGAATTacatcaaatttgaaaaaaaaaaaaatctaaataataataatcataataagaattaggaagagtgagagagagaagaacAATTACAACAACTTGGGATCTTCACTCTTGGGTATGAACAGAGGAAACATTAGATTAGACTATATTTTCTTCAAGCAAGACAACTTTTAAAAGTTGAAAAAGTTTCATGTACGTCCAtgttcttctacctctttctctttCTATTATTTGaccctttttttgtttttttttttcttaataaaagGAAATTGAAAATTCTTTTATACATGTAATGGTAATCCTAATAATGTGCCCCAAACCCTACCCAATAATGGATTCCCTATCCAATTTTGATAATGTATGAACAAATATCTCCAAACAATAATTTTTCAATTACTCTATTTTTTGTCATATTCCGTTACATTTTCATGTTTTACCataataatgataatattttAACATGTAACAAATaaatctattttttcttttttttcaaaataaacgTAGGGTTAAAAGCATTAGATACTTTAACTTTTCTAAGCATAGTAAAAGGTTAATATGCTAGAAAGAAAGAGTGAAACAAAGCAAGAAAAAAAGAGAGCAAAGCAAAAACTCACTTTTCTAATCTCTGTTACACACAAAAGACTTTGTCAGCAGTGAGTGTTTTGTACGCATTAGACAATTGAAACAGAGTTTGGGTCAAAAGCTAAAGATTGATCGAGTTCTAACCCTGCTAAAAGGTCCCACTACAATAACAGATTGTTCAAATAAAGACAGAAAAGAATGATTTGCATTTGGTTAGGTTGGTCCTTTTGTCTCATCTTTTGGTGATGAGAAATATAACAACAATGAAATGAGACTATGGACGAAACACAGCCAAACTCCAGTCCAGTATTAAGAGCCCAGTCCATGAGTAAGAATGACCTTTACATACCACATGAAAACGTGTTTTTGTTGTATCTAAGAGAAAGAAATATAGATATgaaattacattaaaaaaaaaaaaatttgaatcgtATGAACTAATTACTACTACTCAGTGCTTTTACACCAAACATATATCGATGTTCTTTGCCCAAAAGCTCTCATGGCCAAAATCAAAACCCCCCACCTTTTCTATACCAACACCACCCCAATCGCACTCAAAACCAATTTCACGAGTAGATTACACTTTTCTCTATTCTTCCAAATGTTTCGAATATAAGTTCATTACAGCAGGCCTGTGGCTCCAAATGGGTTGTTATTTTGTGGGTGCGAAACAGGGTTTGCGGGAAATGCCCCAAATCCTGCATCGCCAAAAGGGTTTGATGGACCCATTAACAAATTTTGTTGATGTGGCGGTTGTGGTTGTGGTTGCTGTTGATGTTGCGGCTGTGCTTGGTATGTAGGTTGGTAATGACCAAAGGGGTTGGGCTGATGATGTTGAGCCATGGTTGCCATCTGAACCGAATGAGGAGCAGCAATGGCGTTTGACATGGCAAATGGATCGTGTGTCTCGAATGGATTTGGTGCTGGGGCTCCATAGACAGGCTGCTGAGAAGCTCTGTATGCTCCTTCATCATACAAACTGTTCAGAGTGAGTGAGTCCAATCCACCACCCTGGAATTGAAGAGAAAGATACAAGTTAGGCCACTGTGAAGAGAGGAAAACAGACTTTATCTTTGATCTTCAATAAATGCCTCCATCTCATTATTTTGTTTTGCtctaataaaaaaatgtatagaatatatatattttttgttttgccTCCATCTCATTATTTTGTTTTGCACTAAAGCTGTGAATATACTCAGTAAAGTCTAAAGatggatttgaaaaaaaaatgattaaagaATAACGAGATGAGCCCTGTAAGGACCTACCAATTGACGATCAGTAGGTGCTGAAATGTCGGTGCCCGGAGTGGTTACTAAAGCAAGCTCCCAGCCAGTGGGATCAAAATCTTTTGATCCAGCAGTGCCAGAGTTAAATGTGGGAGCAGTATCTGCAAATATGAAATGTCAATTTTAAGTCACCACAATCAACACAATGTAGCAAAACTGTAAAGGCAATGCTATGAAACTTACTGGCTTCGGATGTTACAATGGCTAGGGCCATCGCATTTCTGTCCTCAATTACAGATACATCAGGAGCATCAAAACCCAAACCCTGAGCTCACAGAAGAGAAATTTAAATGAGGGCAGggaaataaaaataagaataaagGGGAAAAAAATATAAACAGAATAAAACCGAAGACGAGTAATATTTAATTCTGAACTGATAACCTACCAGTAAGTCTCCAGTGTCCGTGCTGCtttgaggaggaggtggtggaggtggtggtggtgttgcaGTCTCAACATCAGACACAATATCTGAAGGTGGTGCCACAGGTTCATCACTCGGTAATTGGGTTTCTTCCGAAGAACCTTCATCTGGTTTGTATGTTAATTGAAGCTGTTCAGAGTAACCATATTGCAATTACTTAATTTGTCTTTTCTACAAGTGGTAATAACTTGGTGGAATAcaagaaaaactaaaaaaatacaaaacatgGAAAAAATACTTGTAAAGTTGAGAACTAAATATCAAAGTAAAGATTTCTACAGCATAGAGGATTACTAACCAATGGCTCAGTTGGAACAGAGACCACCCGAGGTGCCTCTCTAATATACTCTTCCATTGTATTGAGAAAGGATTGTGGAGGCTGGATAAGCATAGACATAATGTTAAGTTTCCAGATTTAGATGATTGCAAGAAagaataatataaaacaaattaaaatattagtTACAGCAATACCTCTCTTAAAACGGGGAACTGGAAATTCCTAGCAAGCTCCAGTCCTTTGCAAACTTCATAAAAATCCGAAAGGTTAGAAGCCTGCAGCAAAGGTAATACAACTGGCTATTATTAGTGCTCTTCTTCTAAacaagaaaaaattgaaaaaaaaggaGATATTGTCAAGCAACATATTGAAAAACTGCCCATCCTTCATTTCACTTCTAAACAAAAGATAAGTGTTACTGTGCAAGCCTTTAATGTTAACCCAAACAATTAACTATTTAAGTAAAACTAAACTAAAGATCTTAATGTTTAACAAGCAAAAAACTTGGATATTGAGTCCACTTCACCTGCTGGCCAGCTCGCTTATAGATATCAAGGGCCTTGACAGCTTCATGTCTTGGCATCTCAAAAAACTGCAATTGGAATAGTCGGACAGATTACTTGCAGCAAACAAATAAAAAAGCAAAAAATATAAATTTGTCAAAATTCAATTACCCTTTCAATTAACAATGTGCATTACCTTGTCAACAAGATTAATTATTCCATCATTTACAGCACAATAAATTTTAAAGCTCTCTTTAAGCACCTGAAAAATTAACAACATTAACAAAGTGAGTAATGAATTCAATAAGTTCATTATCTGTTACTTGCTATGATATCTTTAAAACAcaaccaaaggaggagaaaaatATATAAGTTCATAAAATCCGATAACATCACTACATGTTAAAAAAAAGTTTAGACTTCTACTTAAAAACTAAAGCAGTAGACCCTTTTACTAAGAAACCAATATCAATATAATAATTAAACCAAAAAGGAGATGTAAGAAATACCAGAGCAAGGGCATATTGTATAACATAATTGCCAACAGCTGCTCCTTCAGGCTGCAGAGTCGGAAAGGAAACATCAACAAATTTTGCACAGGTAATAATAAACCACAAATCATTGAAGATAGATTACAAATTAATTAGGTATAAAATGATTATCCAAGAGTTCCAAATGTTTTACCCGACAACCAATAAGACGATAGAGCAGCTGTTGCAAAGCTGGCAACTGCTCCAACAGTTCTTCACTGTCCAACTCTCTGGTCCTACCATATCCCTGCCAATGAAAGAGAAGAGAAAATTAAATCCCCAGTCCAGTTAATCTGACCTATTTTGAAATATTACACGCACCAACACTAAAAGTCCCAATAAATTTTAAAATGCATTGTTCATAACTCAATCTGACACTTGCCTGATGATGAAAATTAAAAATAGCTTGGTAAATGACAATAAAAAACAAGCTCTACATAGTACAAAATTAGTAGCTATGAATCAAGTTCTCATAAGAGGTCCCCTGGTGTCTACAGAAACTCTTCCATATTCCTAAAGATAATGCTTTAAGATCAAGCTACATGGAACCCCAAAAAAACCCTAAAGATAAACAAAATCATAATACAAAGGGTCAACTTCAACGAAAATAAAAGAAACACACATCAAATTCACCTTTTGAAAGGTCAAATGCAAAATCTGAACCACAATAACCAAAtccaaattattattaaaattaatccTTTATTTTTTTCTGATACAATTCTTTCTTTGGCCTGCTTTCCGTTAAATCATAGGCTAATTCTTCCTTTTATAATTGCATCACTTCAACAACCATAAACTTCACACATAAGAACAATTTCAGTCTCAAACTCTTGATAGCATACAATGCACCACACCCTACCACAGTTGATGACACTAAAATTAGCAAATCACTAGTGTTTATTTTCAATACCATTCACTTGAGATGCACATGAAAGTAACTTTAGTGCATGCGCACAAAAACAGGATGTTTAAAACACTTCATATACAAGAACTAATTTATTCACAAAAGCTATCGAGTATAACCACATCATATTGTCTCACAGGCTGCATGTGGGTAGACCAAAACCAAGTATGTCTTATTCGTGTATTATAGTGTCCTTTAACATACGTCTTAAAATGAAATGGCTGAGAAGTACAGCAAGTGATTAAATAATGTACCTTCTCCTGTCCTTGGGCAGGCCTTGGTAAACGTTCAGCTTCAATATCATACTTCAAAACCCTGAAGCATTCAAGCCGTTCCTCCAAAAATAATGCATAAGTACGTACCCATGCAGAGCAATCCCAGGCTGAAAAGGTAGATCAAGTAAATACCAGAATTAGAAACTGTTTATCACCTAAACAGATCAATCTTAGCATCTCACTAGAGTACGTATGCTTCTATATAAATATTTAGTGTAGGCATACAAAATGATCAATTCAAGAGCTTTATTTAACACTTTTAATAAATAGTTACAATGGCCAAAGAAGAATGGTGGAAAAGTTATCAGAAGTCAAGATTAACCTATAGGGCTTGAATCATCCTTGAAATTAGAAAGTTGAAGAATTCGTGCTCTTTGCGAGAAATTTACAAGTTCCtctctgaaagtagggtcgcCCTCTCTCAATGTCCTATGGATGACTATTAAAGTTTTCAATGCCACCTGTCAGACAAAACCACTAGAAATATGAATATAGACTGATATGTTATACAACTAATACCCACTTAAGTCCACACATTTATGTGATTTATTAATCTAAATGAAAATGATGAAGATCTGAATAACAGATTAAGCGGAATTGAATAAAACATACAGTAagcttctattttttcttcaaatgAAAGGATAATGGCACACGTCTAAAAGTGTACAACATTCATAAACACCAAATGAATGAGTATGACCATAAAAAGGGAAACAACCGACAACAACTACGTAATAAAAACCAAGTGAATGATCTGACAATTCAAAACACTTTGGCTTTAAAAATCCAACTATTTCCCTTTCAAGTTGGCTGCTCTACAGTAAAAAAACTTAGAGCATCTACAATCCACCTCTACCACATTCAAGGATAGCACACCTCCACACAAacaaaagaagaaagagcaacgACAAAACATATAACTACAATTCCATCTTACATGACACTTGCATCACATATCGTTGCAACAATGCATTAAATAACAGAACCAAAAGATGAATTCAATATATAAGTGAGAACTAACAAGTTTTTTCGAAATAAAAGTGCCCACAAATTCACCAACTTCCAAAAAGTAAGTGACCACTCACTTCTAAAAGTGACATATATAGACACATGTATGATAACTGTTAAACCCCAAATTCCTTAGAAAAGTTTAAAACACCATATCCAATCGAAGATCCAAaacaaagagaaaagaaaattcCAATCATGTTTGGCCGAAATGACTGGCCTTGAAATGCATAATGGTAAAAAGAACAAAAGATCTAAGCATACCGTCCAATTGTGGGTCTTGGTCAATCTTCTGGAAAGTGCACGAATACAATAAGCAACATCGGCCCGTGGACGAATTGCAGAAGTGGCTATCAAAATCTCtgcatcaaaactcaaaaattttaCAACTGCTCCCCCAAAACTCAAAAACCCATAAAACGAAATTGAGAGaaggagaaaaaaaaa
It includes:
- the LOC133821975 gene encoding putative clathrin assembly protein At2g01600, giving the protein MGTLQTWRKAYGALKDTTKVGLAHVNSDYADLDVAIVKATNHVECPPKERHLRKILIATSAIRPRADVAYCIRALSRRLTKTHNWTVALKTLIVIHRTLREGDPTFREELVNFSQRARILQLSNFKDDSSPIAWDCSAWVRTYALFLEERLECFRVLKYDIEAERLPRPAQGQEKGYGRTRELDSEELLEQLPALQQLLYRLIGCRPEGAAVGNYVIQYALALVLKESFKIYCAVNDGIINLVDKFFEMPRHEAVKALDIYKRAGQQASNLSDFYEVCKGLELARNFQFPVLREPPQSFLNTMEEYIREAPRVVSVPTEPLLQLTYKPDEGSSEETQLPSDEPVAPPSDIVSDVETATPPPPPPPPPQSSTDTGDLLGLGFDAPDVSVIEDRNAMALAIVTSEANTAPTFNSGTAGSKDFDPTGWELALVTTPGTDISAPTDRQLGGGLDSLTLNSLYDEGAYRASQQPVYGAPAPNPFETHDPFAMSNAIAAPHSVQMATMAQHHQPNPFGHYQPTYQAQPQHQQQPQPQPPHQQNLLMGPSNPFGDAGFGAFPANPVSHPQNNNPFGATGLL